AGACCGGCGGTGCGCTTGATCGCCGACCGGCGCGCGATGGTGCTGCGGTTACCGGCGTCGGCAAGGTGCGCGAGGATGGTCTGCCGGTCCACCTCGGGCGAACCCTCGCCCATGTTGTCGCTGCGTTCCTGCACGGTCAGCTCGTGCGGGATGAACTTCTTCACGTACAGGATCACGCCGACCGCGACCGCAAGCACCCCGACTCCGAGCGTCACCCCGAGCACCGGGGTGTACAGGCTGTACATCAGGTGCCCAGGCTCCGAGGGCGGGACGTACTCCGACGGCCACCAGATCAGCCCGCCGAGGAAGGCGAGCCCGGCCAGCACGGCGAGGGCGAACCACATCGCGACCTGCCGCTCGGCACGCTTCTCCGCCCTGGTTCCCGGTACCGGCCAGGGGTCCGGGTAGTCGACGATCTCGACGCCGTCCAGCTTGCCGCCGAGCCTGACCAGCTGGTCGCGGTCCATCTCGGCCAGTTCCTCCTCGGTGGGAGGTTTCGGCTCGTTGCCGCTGCTCATCTGCTATGCCCTCGATCCAATCCACATGGTCACGCCGACCAGCGCGGCGATGCCCACCACCCAGGCGATCACACCCTCGGTACCCGGCCCGAACCCGCCGAGCCCGTTGCCACCGACGTCCTGGCCGCCCTCGGCCACCGACTTGACGTAGGCGATGATGTCTTCCTTCTCCTCGGGCGTGAGCTGCCGGTCGGAGAACTTCGGCATGTTCTGCGGGCCGGTGAGCATCGCGGTGTAAATCTGTTCCTCGGTGGCCGGGGCCAGCTCGGGGGCGAACTTGCCAGCCGAGAGGGCACCGCCCTGACCGGTGAAGTTGTGACAGGACGCGCAGTTGAGCCGGAACAGCTCACCGCCGCGCGCCGGGTTGTCCCCGCGCAGCGCCGCGCCACTCTCGGCGGGCCGCTCCGGGCCGCCGCCGTTCGCCTCGATGTAGGCGCTCAGCGCGTCGATCTCCTCCGGGGTGAGCTTCGGCGGCTTGCGCTTGGCCTGCGCCTCCTGGCGCACCATCGGCATCCGGCCGGTGGAGGTCTGGAAGTACACCGCGGCCTCGCCGACCCCGATCAGGCTCGGCCCGCGGTCCTCGACCCCGCCGAGGTTCGAGCCGTGACAGGTGATGCAGGTGTTGTTGTAGATCTCCTCGCCCTTGCGCAGCAGCGCCGGGTCGGCCTGGGCCTGCGCGGTCTGCGGCTCCGGGGCGAACACGGCGTACAACGCACCCGCGCTGAGCAACGCGAGCCCGAGCGCGAGCAGCCCGGCGACCCGCCGCTGGAACTTCGTGCGGCGCCCGCGCCGCGCCGGTGGGGAAGCGGGTTTCTTGCTGGTGGTCATCTCTGCGGCAACCCTTGCTGTCAGTTCGGCCGATACGGGGGTCTGGCTCCTACCGCGGATCAGGGAATGAAGTAGATCACCGCGAACAGCCCGATCCAGACGATGTCGACGAAGTGCCAGTAGTAGGAGACCACGATGGCCGAGGTCGCCTGCGCCGGCGTGAACTTGCTCATCCTGGTGCGGAGGAGCAGGTAGACGAAGGCCACGAGACCGCCGATCACGTGCAGCCCGTGGAAGCCCGTGGCGAGGTAGAACACGGTGCCGAAGGCGCCGGAGGGGATCGTCACGCCCTCCGCGACGAGGTTGATGTACTCGTAGCCCTGGCCGAGCACGAAGATCGTGCCCATCAGCAGGGTGATCAGGTACCAGCGGCGCAGCCCGTACACGTCC
The sequence above is drawn from the Amycolatopsis aidingensis genome and encodes:
- the qcrC gene encoding cytochrome bc1 complex diheme cytochrome c subunit, encoding MTTSKKPASPPARRGRRTKFQRRVAGLLALGLALLSAGALYAVFAPEPQTAQAQADPALLRKGEEIYNNTCITCHGSNLGGVEDRGPSLIGVGEAAVYFQTSTGRMPMVRQEAQAKRKPPKLTPEEIDALSAYIEANGGGPERPAESGAALRGDNPARGGELFRLNCASCHNFTGQGGALSAGKFAPELAPATEEQIYTAMLTGPQNMPKFSDRQLTPEEKEDIIAYVKSVAEGGQDVGGNGLGGFGPGTEGVIAWVVGIAALVGVTMWIGSRA
- the ctaE gene encoding aa3-type cytochrome oxidase subunit III, translating into MRDVTTAAPTISQRVHSLNRPNMVSVGTIVWLSSELMFFAGLFAMFFTVKAQNDTGHWPPILESTGEPIHLNIPYAIPFTIILVASSFTCQLGVFAAEKGDVYGLRRWYLITLLMGTIFVLGQGYEYINLVAEGVTIPSGAFGTVFYLATGFHGLHVIGGLVAFVYLLLRTRMSKFTPAQATSAIVVSYYWHFVDIVWIGLFAVIYFIP